One genomic segment of Mangifera indica cultivar Alphonso chromosome 6, CATAS_Mindica_2.1, whole genome shotgun sequence includes these proteins:
- the LOC123218507 gene encoding cysteine-rich receptor-like protein kinase 26: protein MRKPKEKFDSDAVDEISGAESLQFDFNTVRVATNNFSDANKLGQGGFGAVYKGRLLNGQEIAVKRLSKGSGQGDLEFKNEVLLVAKLQHRNLVRLLGYSLEANERLLIYEFVPNTSLDHFIFDLKERTQLDWETRYKIIGGIARGLLYLHEDSRLRIIHRDLKASNVLLDAEMNPKIADFGMARLFERDETQGNTNRIVGTYGYMAPEYAMHGQFSVKSDVFSFGVLLLEIVCGQRNNSFRIRENEEDLLSFAWKNWSDGTTTNLIDPTLSIGSKKEMIKCIHIGLLCVQESVADRPTMASVVVMLNGNSLTLQLPSEPAFFMHSTISNRSSSAGYSRVAKFDHLNSETVPLSTEEASVSELYPR from the exons ATGAGAAAGCCAAAGGAAAAATTTGATA GTGACGCTGTGGATGAAATTAGTGGGGCTGAATCGTTACAATTCGACTTTAATACAGTTAGAGTTGCAACCAATAATTTTTCGGATGCTAATAAGCTTGGACAAGGAGGATTTGGTGCTGTTTACAAg GGTAGACTTTTGAACGGACAAGAAATAGCTGTAAAAAGGCTATCAAAGGGTTCTGGACAAGGGGATTTAGAATTTAAGAATGAGGTTCTTTTAGTGGCCAAGCTTCAACACCGAAATTTGGTCAGACTGCTTGGTTACTCCTTGGAAGCAAATGAAAGACTCCTCATCTATGAGTTTGTGCCTAATACAAGCCTGGATCACTTTATATTCG ATCTGAAGGAGCGTACACAACTAGATTGGGAAACACGTTACAAAATTATAGGAGGCATTGCTCGAGGACTTCTTTACCTTCATGAAGATTCTCGCCTTCGAATTATTCACCGTGATCTCAAGGCTAGTAATGTTCTCTTGGATGCAGAGATGAATCCCAAAATTGCAGACTTTGGTATGGCTAGATTGTTTGAGCGAGATGAAACTCAAGGCAATACAAATAGAATCGTTGGAACATA TGGTTATATGGCTCCAGAGTATGCAATGCATGGACAATTCTCAGTGAAGTCAGATGTTTTTAGTTTTGGAGTATTACTTCTGGAGATTGTATGTGGTCAAAGAAATAATAGCTTCCGCATTCGAGAGAATGAAGAAGATCTTCTAAGCTTT GCATGGAAAAATTGGAGTGATGGGACCACTACGAATCTCATAGATCCCACATTAAGCATTGGTTCAAAAAAGGAAATGATAAAATGCATTCACATTGGATTACTATGTGTTCAAGAAAGTGTGGCGGACAGGCCAACAATGGCTTCGGTTGTTGTCATGCTTAATGGCAACTCCCTCACTCTTCAACTACCTTCTGAACCAGCATTTTTTATGCACAGCACCATATCAAACAGATCATCCTCTGCTGGCTATTCAAGAGTTGCAAAGTTCGACCACTTGAACAGCGAAACTGTCCCGTTGTCAACAGAGGAGGCATCAGTCTCTGAGCTGTATCCTCGATAG
- the LOC123219662 gene encoding cysteine-rich repeat secretory protein 38-like codes for MAKGYSRLLFVFSSSFIHLFVLSLAQPNFIVQHCSDNNGNYTINSAYETNLNSLLSSISSNTAIDYGFYNESSGQEPDKVNAIALCRGDVSLEVCRGCVTNATQKILQVCPNQKEAIGWYDECMLRYSNNSIFREMETQPQFDLVNTQNVTGDVSAFNTGLQDLLTNLRNTAASGSSVLKFQTGNTTANFQSIYALVQCTPDLSADMCSDCLDQVIGEIPSCCSGKIGGRVLTPSCYFRFELYRFFNSTVNLLPPPPTEGIDC; via the coding sequence ATGGCAAAAGGTTATTCAAGACTGCTTTTCGTCTTCTCTTCTAGTTTCATACATCTCTTTGTTCTCTCCCTTGCCCAACCAAACTTTATAGTCCAACATTGTTCAGATAATAATGGAAATTATACCATTAACAGCGCCTACGAAACAAATCTCAATAGCCTCCTGTCCTCCATCTCCTCCAACACAGCAATAGACTATGGATTTTACAATGAATCTTCTGGCCAAGAACCTGACAAAGTGAATGCAATCGCTCTTTGTAGAGGAGATGTTTCACTTGAAGTCTGTCGAGGCTGTGTCACAAACGCCACTCAAAAGATTTTGCAGGTGTGTCCCAACCAAAAGGAGGCTATTGGATGGTATGATGAATGCATGCTACGATACTCCAACAACTCCATTTTCAGAGAGATGGAAACTCAACCtcagtttgatttggttaaCACACAAAATGTCACCGGAGATGTCAGTGCGTTTAATACGGGACTGCAGGATTTGTTGACCAACTTGCGGAACACAGCGGCCTCGGGGAGTTCAGTTCTCAAGTTTCAAACGGGAAATACAACTGCAAATTTTCAGTCCATATATGCACTTGTGCAGTGTACTCCTGATTTGTCTGCCGATATGTGCTCTGATTGTCTTGATCAGGTTATTGGAGAAATACCATCTTGTTGCAGTGGCAAGATTGGAGGCAGAGTTCTTACACCAAGTTGTTACTTCAGATTTGAGCTTTACCGTTTCTTCAACTCAACGGTTAACTTGCTGCCGCCACCGCCTACGGAAGGTATAGATTGCTGA